In the Aromatoleum bremense genome, one interval contains:
- a CDS encoding pilus assembly protein PilP — protein sequence MKRLLILACAAVLAACSSDQEDIRSWMTEQEKGMRSSVKPLPEVRPFPVVEYTVADRTPPFAPERLEPETKNGPGSGPDLNRRREPLEAFPLESLELVGVMRQGERVHALVRVDKSLYQVRVGNYMGQNFGVVSGISDAELTLKELVEDLDGDWVERTSKLLLQERQEAKR from the coding sequence ATGAAGCGCCTTCTGATTCTCGCCTGCGCGGCGGTGCTCGCGGCCTGTTCGAGCGACCAGGAAGACATCCGGAGCTGGATGACGGAGCAGGAAAAAGGGATGCGCAGCTCGGTCAAGCCGCTTCCCGAAGTCAGGCCTTTTCCCGTCGTCGAATATACCGTGGCCGACCGGACACCCCCGTTCGCCCCGGAACGGCTCGAGCCCGAAACGAAAAACGGGCCGGGCAGCGGACCGGACCTGAACCGCCGGCGCGAACCGCTCGAGGCATTTCCGCTCGAGTCGCTCGAACTCGTGGGCGTGATGCGGCAGGGCGAACGGGTGCACGCACTGGTGCGAGTCGACAAGAGCCTCTACCAGGTCAGGGTCGGCAACTACATGGGACAGAACTTCGGTGTGGTGAGCGGCATTTCCGACGCTGAGCTCACCCTGAAAGAACTCGTTGAAGACTTGGATGGCGACTGGGTGGAACGCACCAGCAAGTTGCTGTTGCAGGAGCGCCAGGAGGCGAAACGATGA
- the lptM gene encoding LPS translocon maturation chaperone LptM, with the protein MRATLIAAVLGSTLFLSGCGIKGPLYLPEIPVAPPRAAPAIDADHSKASSAPSDSK; encoded by the coding sequence ATGCGAGCGACTCTCATTGCGGCGGTGCTGGGCAGCACGCTGTTCCTGTCCGGGTGCGGCATCAAGGGGCCGCTGTACCTGCCCGAGATTCCGGTCGCACCGCCGCGTGCGGCACCCGCGATCGACGCCGATCATAGCAAAGCCTCTTCCGCCCCGAGCGACTCGAAATGA
- the lysA gene encoding diaminopimelate decarboxylase, with the protein MNSDFPIPTLRPGPDGLQIEDVPLAAIAERFGTPIYVYSRQALEQAFDAYRHALAGRRALVCYAVKANSNLGVLAMFAKLGAGFDIVSGGELSRVLAAGGDPGKVVFSGVGKSGAEMREALAAGIRCFNVESEAELERLDMLAGELGTRAPIALRVNPDVDPKTHPYISTGLKNNKFGVAFDTALALYRRAAGMANVRISGIACHIGSQLLDSGPIAEAAEKVLGLVDELAAEGIHLDHIDLGGGLGIRYRDEAPPSVAAYLAPLLRLLDGRSEELCFEPGRSLIGNAGLLLTRVEYLKPGAERNFAIVDAAMNDLARPALYDAYHEAVAVAPRDVPECNYEIVGPICESGDFLAHDRPLAVAAGDLVALLSAGAYGMAMSSNYNTRPRAAEVIVDGPRTHLVRQRETVESLYALESPLP; encoded by the coding sequence ATGAATTCCGACTTTCCGATCCCCACGCTGCGCCCCGGCCCCGACGGGCTGCAGATCGAAGACGTTCCGCTCGCGGCGATCGCCGAGCGCTTCGGCACGCCGATCTACGTCTATTCGCGCCAGGCACTCGAGCAGGCTTTTGACGCGTACCGTCACGCGCTCGCCGGACGCCGCGCGCTGGTGTGCTACGCCGTCAAGGCGAACTCCAACCTCGGCGTGCTCGCAATGTTCGCAAAACTCGGCGCCGGGTTCGACATCGTTTCGGGCGGCGAGTTGTCGCGCGTGCTGGCGGCGGGCGGCGACCCGGGCAAAGTGGTGTTTTCCGGCGTCGGCAAGAGCGGGGCCGAGATGCGCGAGGCGCTCGCGGCCGGCATCCGCTGCTTCAACGTCGAATCCGAGGCCGAGCTGGAGCGGCTCGACATGCTCGCGGGCGAGCTCGGCACGCGGGCGCCGATCGCGCTGCGCGTGAACCCGGACGTCGACCCCAAGACTCACCCCTACATTTCCACCGGACTGAAGAACAACAAGTTCGGTGTCGCGTTCGACACCGCGCTCGCGCTGTACCGCCGTGCCGCGGGGATGGCGAATGTCCGGATCAGCGGCATCGCCTGCCACATCGGGTCGCAACTCCTGGACTCCGGGCCGATCGCCGAAGCGGCCGAAAAAGTGCTCGGACTCGTCGATGAGCTCGCAGCGGAAGGGATCCATCTCGACCACATCGATCTCGGCGGCGGCCTCGGCATTCGCTACCGCGACGAGGCGCCCCCGTCGGTCGCAGCCTATCTCGCGCCGCTGCTGCGCCTGCTCGACGGCCGCAGCGAGGAGCTCTGCTTCGAACCGGGCCGCTCGCTGATCGGCAACGCCGGCCTGCTGCTGACCCGCGTCGAATACCTGAAGCCGGGCGCCGAGCGGAATTTCGCGATCGTCGACGCGGCGATGAACGACCTCGCGCGCCCCGCCCTCTACGACGCCTATCACGAAGCGGTCGCGGTGGCGCCGCGCGACGTGCCGGAATGCAATTACGAGATCGTCGGGCCGATCTGCGAAAGCGGCGATTTCCTCGCGCACGACCGCCCGTTGGCCGTCGCGGCCGGCGACCTGGTCGCGCTGCTGTCGGCCGGCGCATACGGCATGGCGATGAGTTCGAACTACAACACGCGCCCG
- a CDS encoding pilus assembly protein PilM, which produces MIDLSLFRPKVRQLAGLDISSSSVKMVELSGGEKEGYRIERYAIESLPRDAVVDGNINSIDGVSESIRRALRRMGSGVRLVAVALPASAVITKKMILPAGLRDQEMEIHVESEANQYIPFALDEVNLDFQTVGPSPASPDEVEVLIAASRKEKVEDRVAVVEASGLKAVVVDVESFAAEAAFELVARQLPGGAANLIVAVVDIGANVMNVTVLRNGQQIYFREQAFGGNQLTQEIARQYGMSPDDAEAAKRAGGLPEDYERDLLRPFMDSLALEVSRALQFFFTSTQYNQVDRIVLAGGCAVIAGLPEVVSGRTQVDTTVANPFAAMSLSPRVRARNLLADAPSLMVACGLALRRFDP; this is translated from the coding sequence GTGATCGACCTATCCCTGTTTCGTCCTAAGGTACGCCAGCTGGCTGGGCTCGATATCTCATCTTCATCAGTGAAGATGGTCGAGCTGTCGGGGGGCGAGAAGGAAGGCTACCGGATCGAGCGCTACGCGATCGAATCGCTCCCTCGCGACGCGGTCGTCGACGGCAACATCAACAGCATCGATGGCGTCAGCGAGTCGATCCGCCGCGCGCTGCGCCGCATGGGCTCGGGCGTCAGGCTGGTCGCGGTCGCGCTGCCCGCGTCCGCGGTGATCACGAAGAAAATGATTCTGCCGGCCGGGCTGCGGGACCAGGAAATGGAGATCCATGTCGAGTCCGAGGCGAACCAGTACATCCCCTTCGCGCTCGACGAAGTCAATCTCGATTTCCAGACGGTCGGCCCCTCGCCGGCCAGTCCGGACGAAGTCGAGGTGTTGATCGCCGCGTCGCGCAAGGAAAAAGTCGAGGATCGCGTCGCGGTCGTCGAGGCGTCAGGCCTCAAGGCGGTGGTCGTGGACGTCGAATCCTTTGCCGCCGAAGCGGCTTTCGAGCTCGTCGCCCGACAGTTGCCCGGAGGCGCGGCGAATCTGATCGTCGCAGTCGTCGACATCGGCGCCAACGTCATGAATGTCACGGTGCTGCGCAACGGCCAGCAGATCTATTTCCGCGAGCAGGCGTTCGGCGGCAATCAGCTCACGCAGGAGATTGCCAGGCAGTACGGCATGAGCCCGGATGACGCCGAAGCCGCGAAACGCGCCGGCGGGCTGCCGGAAGATTACGAGCGCGACCTGCTGCGCCCGTTCATGGACAGCCTCGCGCTCGAAGTCTCGCGGGCGCTGCAATTCTTCTTCACATCGACCCAGTACAACCAGGTCGACCGGATCGTGCTGGCGGGCGGCTGTGCCGTCATTGCGGGACTGCCGGAAGTCGTGAGCGGCAGAACCCAGGTCGACACCACCGTCGCCAATCCCTTCGCCGCCATGTCGCTGTCGCCGCGCGTGAGGGCCAGGAACCTGCTTGCCGATGCCCCGTCGCTGATGGTCGCATGCGGACTGGCGCTCCGGAGATTCGATCCATGA
- a CDS encoding PilN domain-containing protein, translated as MIRINLLPHRESKRRERRQQFYVFSALMVSAGLAIGLLVHVVMVDRVERQEQRNAFFSAEIKKLDAEIAEIKRLREQIDALVARKQVIESLQGTRAQSVHLLNELAVHMPEGVYLKSIKQNGPKIGLLGYAQSNSRVSHLMRNLDESPFLEQPGLVEVKSATLNNRRVSEFALNIGIESPSAEEDKRAKP; from the coding sequence ATGATTCGAATCAATCTGCTGCCGCACCGCGAGTCGAAGCGCCGCGAGCGGCGCCAGCAGTTCTACGTCTTTTCCGCCCTGATGGTCAGCGCGGGCCTGGCAATCGGCCTGCTCGTGCATGTCGTGATGGTCGACCGCGTCGAGCGCCAGGAGCAAAGGAACGCTTTCTTCAGCGCGGAAATCAAGAAACTCGACGCCGAAATCGCCGAGATCAAGCGCCTGCGCGAGCAGATCGACGCGCTCGTCGCGCGCAAGCAGGTAATCGAGTCGCTGCAGGGCACGCGCGCGCAGTCCGTGCACCTGCTGAACGAACTCGCCGTGCACATGCCGGAGGGCGTGTATCTGAAATCGATCAAGCAGAACGGCCCGAAAATCGGGCTGCTCGGGTATGCACAGTCGAACTCGCGTGTCTCGCACCTGATGCGCAATCTCGACGAGTCGCCGTTTCTCGAGCAGCCGGGGCTGGTCGAAGTGAAATCGGCAACGCTGAACAATCGCCGCGTCAGCGAGTTCGCGCTCAACATCGGCATCGAAAGCCCGTCGGCCGAAGAAGACAAGAGGGCGAAGCCGTGA
- a CDS encoding type 4a pilus biogenesis protein PilO — protein sequence MKLDRLRQIDFERLSQDFRGLDPNDPGAWPLAPRIAVFVALLVATVAAAWWFDWRDQAALLETRETEEAELRQSWVSKKKLAVNLDAYKLQLEETDRQFGALLKQLPNRAEMDSLLSDINQAGLGRGLQFELFKPGAEVVKDFYAEMPIEVRIVGAYHDLGTFAEDVASMPRIVTLNNIAIEGQKDGTLKLDARATTYRYLDEEELALQRQQAKAAESAKGRK from the coding sequence GTGAAACTCGACAGGCTGCGGCAAATCGACTTCGAACGCCTGTCCCAGGACTTCCGCGGGCTCGACCCGAACGATCCCGGTGCCTGGCCGCTTGCGCCGCGCATCGCGGTATTCGTCGCGCTGCTGGTCGCGACGGTCGCGGCAGCCTGGTGGTTCGACTGGCGCGACCAGGCCGCGCTGCTCGAGACGCGTGAGACCGAGGAGGCCGAGCTGCGGCAGAGCTGGGTCTCGAAGAAGAAGCTGGCCGTCAATCTCGACGCCTACAAGCTTCAGCTCGAGGAAACCGATCGCCAGTTCGGCGCACTCCTCAAGCAGCTGCCGAACCGCGCGGAAATGGACTCGCTGCTCTCCGACATCAATCAGGCCGGGCTCGGGCGCGGGCTGCAGTTCGAGCTGTTCAAGCCCGGCGCCGAAGTGGTCAAGGACTTCTACGCCGAGATGCCGATCGAAGTGCGCATCGTCGGCGCCTATCACGACCTGGGGACGTTCGCCGAGGACGTGGCGAGCATGCCCCGCATCGTCACGCTGAACAATATCGCGATCGAAGGGCAGAAGGACGGAACGCTCAAGCTCGACGCCCGGGCGACGACCTACCGTTACCTGGACGAGGAGGAGCTCGCCCTGCAGCGGCAGCAGGCCAAGGCCGCCGAAAGCGCCAAGGGACGCAAGTGA
- a CDS encoding penicillin-binding protein 1A, with the protein MRWVFYPVAALIVLVILGVATLGAMSALVWPNLPSLRALTDYRPKIPLRVYTADGHLLGEFGEERRAVVRIEAVPMQLKQAILAAEDERFYEHPGIDVIGIGRAALANVVSGGRGQGASTITMQVARNFFLSREKTYNRKLYEILLALKIERSLAKDQILELYINQIYLGQRAYGFSTASRTYFGKSLQELTLPESAMLAGLPKAPSAYNPIANLRRATLRQQYVLRRMVEAGYIDNETYEKARDTPLQITTARSATNPMRGDYVSEMARQIAVEQFGDEAYHAGIRIITTVMHEDQVAAHRAVRQGVLDYDRRRGYRGPEGFVDLAGVAANDEERLDELLSEFEEYDDLLPALVLEASPKRVRVYRHGETITISGSGLSFAAPMLNQRAPQSRRIRPGAVVRIRDNGEKGWEILQVPEVQAALVSLDANTGAVRALIGGFDFGHSKFNHVTQALRQPGSSFKPFIYSAALERGFSPSSVEDDAPLFFPAGVTGSKDWEPRNYDGKYDGPMTLRDGLARSKNMVSIRLLQSITPHYAQDYVTRFGFDAERHPPYLTMALGAGSVTPWEMAGAYAVFANGGYRIDPYIVKEIIDGDGRVVAKVDPPVAGESAPRVIDPRNAWLMNSMLQDVIRRGTGTRALALKRGDLAGKTGTTNDYVDAWFTGYNPDLVAVSWMGYDQPRNLGRGETGGSAALPIWVNYMRTALKGVPEKALAQPDGLLAIHLQGSGREEYIYRENLPSQPLEVPTLPVGLFPPAEAPDEAVPVPLASPVEPIYAPAPVVERTPTPVKR; encoded by the coding sequence ATGCGTTGGGTTTTCTACCCCGTTGCCGCGCTGATCGTTTTGGTCATCCTCGGCGTTGCAACCCTGGGAGCGATGTCTGCACTGGTCTGGCCAAACCTCCCGTCGCTGCGGGCGCTGACCGATTACCGCCCCAAAATTCCGCTCAGAGTATACACGGCGGACGGCCACCTCCTCGGCGAATTCGGCGAGGAACGGCGCGCGGTCGTGCGGATCGAGGCCGTCCCGATGCAACTCAAGCAGGCGATCCTCGCGGCGGAGGACGAGCGCTTCTACGAGCATCCGGGAATTGACGTGATCGGCATCGGCCGGGCAGCGCTGGCGAACGTGGTATCGGGCGGGCGCGGACAGGGCGCTTCGACGATCACGATGCAGGTCGCGCGCAACTTCTTCCTTTCGCGCGAAAAGACCTACAACCGCAAGCTGTACGAAATCCTGCTCGCGCTGAAGATCGAACGCAGCCTGGCCAAGGACCAGATTCTCGAGTTGTACATCAACCAGATCTACCTCGGGCAGCGGGCCTACGGCTTCTCGACCGCGTCCAGGACGTACTTCGGCAAGTCGCTGCAGGAGCTCACGCTTCCCGAGTCGGCGATGCTCGCCGGGCTGCCGAAGGCCCCTTCCGCATACAACCCGATCGCGAACCTGCGCCGCGCGACGCTGCGCCAGCAGTATGTGTTGCGCCGCATGGTCGAAGCCGGCTACATCGACAACGAGACCTACGAAAAGGCCCGCGACACTCCGCTGCAGATCACGACTGCGCGCTCCGCAACGAACCCGATGCGCGGCGATTACGTGTCGGAGATGGCCCGGCAGATCGCCGTCGAGCAGTTCGGCGATGAGGCCTACCACGCCGGCATCCGCATCATCACGACGGTGATGCACGAAGACCAGGTCGCGGCGCATCGCGCGGTGCGCCAGGGCGTGCTCGATTACGACCGCCGCCGCGGCTACCGCGGCCCTGAAGGCTTCGTCGATCTCGCCGGGGTCGCAGCCAACGACGAGGAGCGCCTCGACGAGTTGCTGTCGGAGTTCGAGGAGTACGACGACCTGCTCCCGGCGCTGGTTCTCGAGGCTTCGCCGAAGCGCGTCCGCGTCTATCGCCACGGCGAAACGATCACGATCAGCGGCAGCGGACTGAGTTTCGCGGCGCCGATGCTCAACCAGCGCGCGCCACAGAGCAGGCGGATCCGCCCGGGCGCCGTCGTTCGCATCCGCGACAACGGCGAGAAAGGCTGGGAAATCCTGCAGGTACCCGAAGTCCAGGCGGCGCTGGTGTCGCTCGACGCGAACACCGGCGCGGTTCGGGCGCTGATCGGCGGCTTCGACTTCGGCCACAGCAAGTTCAATCACGTGACGCAGGCATTGCGCCAGCCGGGCTCGAGCTTCAAGCCGTTCATCTATTCGGCCGCGCTGGAGCGGGGTTTTTCGCCGAGCAGCGTCGAAGACGACGCGCCGCTCTTCTTCCCTGCCGGCGTCACCGGCAGCAAGGACTGGGAACCGCGGAACTACGACGGCAAGTATGACGGACCAATGACACTGCGCGACGGCCTGGCGCGCTCGAAGAACATGGTCTCGATCCGCCTGCTGCAGTCGATCACGCCGCACTATGCGCAGGACTACGTCACGCGCTTCGGCTTCGACGCGGAACGCCATCCGCCGTACCTCACCATGGCCCTGGGCGCAGGCAGCGTGACGCCCTGGGAAATGGCGGGAGCCTATGCCGTGTTCGCCAATGGCGGCTACCGCATCGATCCGTACATCGTGAAGGAGATCATCGACGGCGACGGCCGCGTGGTGGCGAAAGTCGATCCTCCGGTCGCCGGCGAAAGCGCCCCGCGCGTCATCGACCCGCGCAATGCGTGGCTGATGAATTCGATGCTGCAGGACGTGATCCGGCGCGGCACCGGCACCCGCGCCCTGGCGCTCAAGCGCGGCGATCTCGCCGGCAAGACCGGCACCACGAACGATTACGTCGATGCGTGGTTCACCGGCTACAACCCCGACCTCGTCGCCGTAAGCTGGATGGGCTACGACCAGCCGCGCAATCTCGGCCGCGGCGAAACCGGCGGTTCCGCCGCCCTGCCGATATGGGTGAACTACATGCGGACGGCGCTCAAGGGAGTCCCGGAAAAGGCCCTCGCGCAGCCCGACGGACTGCTCGCGATCCACTTGCAAGGCAGCGGCCGCGAAGAGTACATCTACCGCGAAAACCTGCCGTCGCAGCCGCTGGAGGTTCCGACGCTGCCCGTCGGGCTCTTCCCGCCGGCCGAAGCGCCCGACGAGGCAGTGCCAGTGCCGCTCGCCTCGCCGGTCGAACCCATCTACGCTCCCGCGCCGGTCGTCGAACGCACGCCGACGCCGGTGAAGCGCTGA
- the cyaY gene encoding iron donor protein CyaY gives MEEAAFNALADAELARIEAALESCGADIDIEPKPGGVLEIEFENGTKMIINRHTAAREIWVAAKSGCFHFRPDSGRWLATRDGAELYAMLSELVRQQSGVAVSLSAG, from the coding sequence ATGGAAGAAGCCGCATTCAACGCTCTTGCCGATGCGGAACTCGCGCGCATCGAAGCCGCCCTCGAAAGCTGCGGCGCCGACATCGACATCGAACCGAAGCCTGGCGGCGTGCTCGAGATCGAGTTCGAGAACGGCACGAAGATGATCATCAACCGCCATACGGCGGCGCGCGAGATCTGGGTCGCGGCGAAGTCGGGATGCTTCCACTTCCGCCCCGACAGCGGTCGCTGGCTGGCGACGCGCGACGGGGCGGAACTGTACGCGATGCTGTCCGAACTGGTGCGACAGCAGTCCGGAGTCGCCGTCAGCCTTTCGGCTGGCTGA